The following coding sequences lie in one Pirellulales bacterium genomic window:
- a CDS encoding c-type cytochrome, with the protein MTVPQGFAVEIVAAEPDLVNPVAMTFDERGRIWVTESLEYPRLEAGAGRDRIRVLEDTDHDGRADRFTTFAEGLNIPSGIAVGYGGVWVANAPDLLFLADDDGDLQADRREVVVTGFGREDTHELPNSLTWGPDGYLYGLNGVFNRSRVEQEGQVSEFTCAMFRIDPRTRRFEIFCEGTSNPWGIAWDSEGSAFVSACVIDHLWHLVESGYYHRQAGAYPPHTWKIESIVDHAHQKAAYCGIHYFDSAAYPEPYRRRLYMGNIHGNAINADRLTRHGATYRGETEEDLLRANDAWFMPVAQKTGPDGCLYILDWYDRYHCYQDARRDSDGIDRLKGRLYRLRYGETPRAGDFDLTQASDEQLIARLHDENVYFREVAQRLLAERASSAARPKLQTLVFDEAAPRHARLHALWALLGSRQLDPVFHEQLLSHADASLRAWGVRAAGNARSPDAALHAALGRLAGDPSPDVRLQVAIASRKLPQFEAIPTLLEVFSHSIDDPLLPRVVWQNLHPLLEAREQVARLVELTQGDQSAATAGLGLLTERLIERLIARRDRDVTPVTTLVLASTERRKADPAAARAALATLTSLVEAARLPAEQQASLHAAIEPRLVEIIAQGESAPLFLEALILSTSWQGGGAAKAVELFTTATTPTPVRVRALEALVLAPNQELWQYVTTLLAAGSDSVPIELRLATLRALAKFHAAPVPEFVLDLYPHLEPELRPAAIELLVSRQSWGRALLEAIAAKRVPAEALNVGQVRQLLASKDDDIAQRVRETWGTLRSERNPEREQVIRRVRALLEREPGNAEAGVAVFTRVCAECHRLHGAGKDVGPDLTLNGRNSFDQLLSNVLDPSLVVGAAYQARTVVTTDGKIFRGLVAEDSPERVVLKVQGGQLETVPRAEIDEMETSPLSLMPEGLERQLTERELLDLFAFLVLDRPPSDPTAKRLPGAP; encoded by the coding sequence ATGACCGTGCCCCAGGGTTTTGCCGTAGAAATCGTTGCGGCCGAGCCCGATCTCGTGAATCCCGTCGCCATGACCTTCGACGAGCGGGGGCGCATCTGGGTCACGGAAAGCCTCGAGTATCCACGCCTGGAAGCCGGCGCAGGCCGCGACCGCATCCGCGTGCTCGAAGACACCGACCACGACGGCCGCGCCGATCGATTCACCACTTTTGCCGAAGGACTCAACATTCCTTCAGGCATTGCCGTCGGTTACGGCGGCGTGTGGGTGGCCAACGCGCCCGACCTGCTCTTCCTGGCCGATGACGATGGCGATCTCCAGGCCGATCGGCGCGAGGTGGTCGTCACCGGCTTCGGCCGAGAGGACACCCACGAGCTCCCCAACTCCCTCACGTGGGGCCCCGACGGTTATCTCTACGGTCTCAACGGCGTCTTCAACCGCAGTCGCGTCGAGCAAGAGGGACAGGTCAGCGAGTTCACCTGCGCGATGTTCCGCATTGACCCGCGCACGCGCCGCTTCGAAATCTTTTGCGAGGGGACGAGCAATCCCTGGGGCATCGCCTGGGACAGTGAAGGGAGCGCCTTCGTCAGTGCCTGCGTCATCGATCACCTGTGGCACCTGGTCGAAAGTGGCTACTACCATCGGCAGGCGGGCGCCTATCCACCCCACACGTGGAAGATCGAGTCGATCGTCGATCACGCGCATCAAAAGGCGGCCTACTGCGGCATTCACTACTTCGACAGCGCCGCCTATCCCGAACCGTACCGGCGCCGCCTTTACATGGGCAATATCCATGGCAATGCCATCAATGCCGATCGACTGACCCGGCACGGCGCCACGTATCGTGGCGAGACGGAGGAAGACCTGCTCCGTGCCAACGACGCCTGGTTCATGCCGGTGGCGCAAAAGACGGGTCCCGACGGCTGCCTCTACATTCTCGACTGGTACGACCGGTACCACTGCTATCAAGACGCGCGGCGCGACTCCGACGGCATCGACCGTCTGAAAGGTCGCCTCTACCGTTTGCGCTACGGCGAGACACCGCGCGCCGGCGACTTCGATCTCACCCAAGCATCCGACGAGCAACTGATCGCGCGCCTGCATGACGAGAACGTCTACTTTCGCGAGGTGGCACAGCGGCTCTTAGCGGAACGAGCCTCGTCCGCCGCGCGGCCGAAGTTGCAGACCCTCGTCTTCGATGAGGCCGCTCCCCGGCATGCCCGCCTGCACGCGCTGTGGGCACTGCTGGGCAGTCGCCAGCTCGACCCTGTGTTTCATGAGCAGCTTTTATCGCATGCCGATGCGAGCCTGCGCGCCTGGGGCGTGCGTGCCGCCGGCAATGCCCGCTCGCCAGACGCAGCCCTGCATGCCGCGCTCGGACGTCTGGCCGGCGATCCTTCCCCTGACGTCCGCCTGCAGGTAGCGATCGCCTCGCGCAAGCTGCCCCAGTTCGAGGCCATTCCCACCCTGCTCGAAGTGTTCTCTCACTCGATCGACGATCCTCTCTTGCCGCGCGTCGTGTGGCAGAACCTGCACCCCTTGCTTGAAGCACGGGAGCAGGTCGCGCGTCTCGTCGAGCTGACCCAAGGCGACCAATCCGCCGCCACCGCCGGATTGGGCCTGCTGACCGAGCGCCTGATCGAGCGCTTGATCGCACGCCGCGATCGCGACGTGACGCCTGTCACTACGCTGGTGCTGGCGAGCACGGAACGCCGCAAGGCCGACCCCGCGGCGGCACGTGCGGCCCTCGCCACATTAACGTCGCTCGTCGAAGCAGCTCGTCTTCCGGCCGAGCAACAAGCGTCGCTGCACGCCGCGATCGAGCCACGACTCGTCGAGATCATCGCCCAGGGAGAAAGCGCTCCGCTGTTTCTCGAGGCCCTGATTCTCTCCACCTCCTGGCAAGGGGGTGGTGCGGCGAAGGCCGTCGAACTGTTCACTACCGCCACGACACCCACGCCGGTGCGAGTCCGCGCGCTCGAGGCCCTGGTCCTGGCCCCGAATCAGGAACTGTGGCAATACGTCACTACCCTGCTCGCCGCGGGTTCCGACTCGGTACCGATCGAATTGCGCCTCGCCACGCTGCGCGCGCTGGCAAAATTTCACGCCGCGCCGGTGCCCGAGTTTGTCCTCGACCTTTACCCGCACCTCGAGCCGGAACTGAGGCCCGCGGCCATCGAATTGCTGGTCAGTCGTCAGTCATGGGGTCGGGCATTGCTCGAGGCGATTGCCGCCAAGCGCGTCCCGGCCGAGGCGCTCAACGTCGGACAAGTGCGCCAACTTCTCGCCAGCAAAGACGACGACATCGCGCAGCGCGTGCGCGAGACGTGGGGCACGCTTCGTAGCGAGCGCAATCCCGAGCGCGAGCAGGTCATTCGCCGCGTGCGAGCGCTGCTCGAGCGCGAGCCCGGCAATGCCGAGGCGGGCGTCGCGGTCTTTACGCGCGTCTGTGCCGAGTGCCACCGCCTGCACGGCGCCGGCAAGGACGTGGGCCCCGACCTGACCCTCAACGGCCGCAATTCGTTCGACCAGTTGCTCTCGAACGTGCTCGATCCCAGCCTGGTCGTAGGCGCGGCTTATCAAGCCCGCACGGTAGTCACCACCGATGGCAAGATCTTCCGCGGCCTCGTGGCCGAGGATTCCCCGGAACGCGTCGTGCTCAAGGTGCAAGGGGGCCAGCTCGAAACCGTGCCGCGCGCCGAGATCGACGAGATGGAAACCAGCCCCCTTTCGCTGATGCCCGAGGGCCTCGAACGTCAACTCACCGAGCGCGAGCTGCTCGATCTCTTCGCCTTCCTGGTACTCGACCGTCCGCCCTCCGATCCCACGGCCAAGCGTCTGCCCGGCGCGCCATGA
- the metK gene encoding methionine adenosyltransferase, producing MASGKYLFTSESVSMGHPDKLADQISDGILDALLAQDPTSRVACETMVTTGIAIIAGEITTKAVIDYQDVVRKVINEVGYDDDEMGICGKTCAVMVALDRQSPDIAQGVNSDDTAGKDIGAGDQGLMFGFASNDTPELMPLPIALSHRILNRLTEARQKKEVNWLRPDSKSQVTVEYDGDTPVRIDTVVVSTQHAPDVSNEEIRKYIIEKIIKPSLPAELVTKDIKYHINPTGRFVVGGPHGDCGLTGRKIIVDTYGGWGRHGGGAFSGKDPTKVDRSAAYMARHVAKNVVAAGLADRCEVQLAYAIGVSEPVSVHVDTFGSGRIEDSRICEIIREVFPLTPSGIIQYLDLRRPIFRKTAAGGHFGRSEPEFTWEKTDKADKLAEAAGLSAAAR from the coding sequence GTGGCATCCGGCAAGTATTTGTTCACCAGCGAATCGGTTAGCATGGGGCACCCGGACAAGCTCGCCGACCAGATCTCCGACGGCATCCTCGATGCCCTGCTCGCGCAAGATCCCACGAGCCGCGTCGCCTGCGAGACGATGGTCACCACCGGCATCGCGATCATCGCCGGCGAGATCACCACCAAGGCGGTCATCGACTACCAGGACGTCGTCCGCAAGGTGATCAACGAGGTCGGCTACGACGATGACGAGATGGGCATCTGCGGCAAGACGTGCGCCGTGATGGTCGCGCTGGACCGCCAGAGCCCCGACATCGCCCAGGGCGTCAATTCGGACGATACCGCCGGCAAGGACATCGGCGCCGGCGACCAGGGCCTGATGTTCGGCTTCGCCTCGAACGACACGCCCGAGTTGATGCCGTTGCCGATCGCCCTCTCGCACCGCATTCTCAATCGCCTGACCGAGGCGCGTCAGAAGAAGGAAGTCAACTGGCTGCGTCCCGACAGCAAAAGCCAGGTCACGGTCGAGTACGATGGCGACACCCCCGTGCGGATCGACACGGTAGTGGTCTCCACGCAACACGCGCCCGACGTGTCGAACGAAGAGATTCGCAAGTACATCATCGAGAAGATCATCAAGCCGTCGCTGCCGGCTGAGTTGGTCACGAAGGACATCAAGTACCACATCAATCCGACCGGCCGCTTCGTGGTGGGGGGCCCGCACGGCGACTGCGGCCTGACCGGCCGCAAGATCATCGTCGATACGTACGGCGGCTGGGGCCGTCACGGCGGCGGCGCGTTCAGCGGCAAGGACCCCACCAAGGTCGATCGCAGCGCCGCCTACATGGCCCGCCATGTGGCCAAGAATGTCGTGGCCGCCGGGTTGGCCGATCGTTGCGAGGTGCAGTTGGCCTACGCCATTGGCGTCTCGGAGCCGGTGAGCGTCCACGTCGACACGTTTGGCTCGGGCCGCATCGAGGATAGCCGTATCTGCGAGATCATCCGCGAGGTCTTCCCCCTCACGCCGAGTGGTATCATCCAGTACCTCGACCTGCGTCGTCCGATCTTCCGCAAGACGGCCGCCGGCGGTCACTTTGGCCGGAGCGAGCCAGAGTTCACTTGGGAAAAGACGGACAAGGCCGACAAGCTGGCCGAAGCGGCGGGCCTGAGCGCTGCGGCCCGGTAA
- a CDS encoding alpha/beta fold hydrolase, which produces MAFVASILLAGLALLAIVVGVVWIVYVPVIARGLEHVPWLDAEPQPALAEGETCRFTTADERHLVGTYLRTTASARLGVVLCCHELTGDRWTLLPYVADLRRRGFDLFCFDFRNHGESEAALGYRPLPWLTEYELTDLRAALDYVAARDDADPRGVGLFGVSRGGVAALCLAGRDARVRAVVADGAYATAAMQVYYIRRYMSIFTMLTPFFSRLPEGVLAALAWGARRRVERRHGIRFAPVERAFRRVRQPVLVIHGALDRLVPQAYFERWIALLPRVTSWVVPGARHNGALEVAREEYGERVAGFFVEHLAGEP; this is translated from the coding sequence TTGGCCTTCGTCGCGTCGATTCTGTTGGCTGGTCTGGCCCTGCTGGCGATCGTCGTCGGGGTGGTCTGGATCGTTTACGTACCCGTGATTGCACGGGGGCTCGAGCACGTGCCGTGGCTCGATGCCGAGCCGCAGCCCGCGCTGGCCGAGGGGGAAACGTGTCGCTTCACGACGGCCGACGAGCGACACCTCGTCGGGACCTACCTGCGGACGACGGCGTCCGCGCGGCTGGGGGTCGTCCTCTGCTGCCACGAGCTGACGGGCGATCGTTGGACACTACTGCCGTACGTAGCCGATTTGCGCCGCCGCGGGTTCGACCTGTTCTGTTTCGATTTTCGCAACCACGGCGAGAGTGAAGCCGCGCTGGGCTATCGGCCGCTCCCCTGGCTGACCGAGTACGAGTTGACCGATCTGCGCGCCGCGCTCGATTATGTGGCCGCGCGCGACGATGCCGATCCGCGCGGCGTGGGACTGTTCGGCGTGAGTCGCGGTGGAGTGGCGGCCTTGTGCCTGGCGGGCCGCGACGCGCGCGTCCGCGCCGTGGTGGCCGATGGCGCCTATGCGACCGCGGCGATGCAGGTGTATTACATCCGCCGGTACATGTCGATCTTTACGATGTTGACGCCGTTCTTTTCGCGCCTGCCCGAGGGAGTGCTAGCGGCCTTGGCCTGGGGGGCACGACGTCGCGTCGAGCGGCGACACGGAATTCGATTCGCGCCGGTGGAGCGCGCGTTTCGCCGCGTGCGGCAGCCGGTGCTCGTGATCCATGGCGCCCTGGATCGGCTCGTGCCCCAGGCATACTTCGAGCGTTGGATCGCGCTGCTGCCGCGGGTCACAAGCTGGGTCGTGCCCGGCGCGCGTCACAACGGCGCTCTCGAGGTGGCGCGTGAAGAGTATGGCGAGCGCGTGGCGGGCTTTTTCGTCGAGCATCTCGCCGGCGAGCCGTAG
- a CDS encoding carboxy terminal-processing peptidase, giving the protein MAVLNFTVGRRRALGLSICGFLAVIVSVTAVRADLSGTQPEDRRAPDRMAMRAVSQLLKTRHLSKHPLDDEISQRGLKAFLKTLDPMKLYFYQSDVDRFSQRANDLDEMANAGDASFAYEVFGTYLKRVDEREKLAQQLLAEEHDFTVDEEMVADADEAKYPASEAEARDLWRKRVKYDILMEKTKDDVKTLDKAREKLAKRYKSFARRMHQTDGDELLEMFLSSITTSYDPHTSYMSASNLENFSIVMRLKLEGIGAALQSRDGETIVNKIIPGGAADKDGRLKPEDRVIGVGQGDKGEIEDVTDMKLTDVVNKIRGDKGTIVRLQVVTVGGKTEIYNVTRAEIELKDSEARGKIIDAGSRQDGKPYRIGVINLPSFYMDMDGARRRLPDYKSTTRDVRKILDQFRKDGVDAVLMDLRNNGGGSLNEAISLTGLFIDEGPIVQVKDAGGNVQSYDDLERGVAWDGPLVVLINKFSASASEIFAGAIQDYRRGLIIGDHATHGKGTVQTLSELGRELFLGPNPPDLGALKITMQKFYRPNGDSTQNRGVVSDIELPSLTTHLPVGESDLDYAMEFDRVDPSQFKRVNQVDRTVIDQLNDLSSRRRDASAEFKKALADISRYQDRKNRKSVTLNEEKFLAERAELDAEKKAEEELEESESPTDEIFKRDFYTDEALAITVDYLRLFKLAAK; this is encoded by the coding sequence ATGGCCGTTCTGAACTTCACCGTCGGGCGACGCCGAGCTCTGGGGCTTTCGATTTGCGGGTTCTTGGCGGTGATCGTCTCGGTGACAGCCGTGCGAGCCGACCTGTCCGGCACACAGCCGGAGGATCGGCGGGCCCCGGACCGGATGGCGATGCGGGCCGTGTCGCAGTTGCTCAAGACGCGGCATCTTTCGAAGCACCCGCTCGACGACGAGATTTCGCAGCGCGGTCTGAAGGCCTTTTTGAAGACCCTCGACCCGATGAAGCTTTACTTCTACCAGTCGGATGTCGATCGTTTCTCCCAGCGCGCGAACGATCTGGACGAGATGGCCAACGCCGGCGACGCCAGCTTTGCCTACGAGGTCTTCGGCACGTATCTGAAGCGTGTCGACGAACGGGAAAAGCTTGCTCAGCAATTGCTGGCCGAGGAGCACGACTTCACCGTCGACGAAGAAATGGTGGCGGACGCCGACGAGGCGAAGTACCCCGCCAGCGAAGCCGAGGCACGCGATCTGTGGCGCAAGCGCGTCAAGTACGACATCCTGATGGAGAAGACCAAGGATGACGTGAAGACGCTCGACAAGGCCCGCGAAAAGCTGGCCAAGCGTTACAAGAGCTTCGCTCGCCGCATGCACCAGACCGACGGCGACGAGCTGTTGGAAATGTTCCTCTCGTCGATCACGACGTCGTACGATCCGCACACGTCGTACATGTCGGCCTCGAATCTGGAGAACTTCTCGATCGTGATGCGTCTGAAGCTGGAAGGCATCGGCGCCGCGCTGCAATCGCGCGATGGCGAGACGATCGTGAACAAGATCATTCCCGGCGGCGCGGCCGACAAGGACGGCCGGCTGAAGCCCGAAGACCGCGTCATCGGCGTCGGTCAGGGGGACAAGGGAGAGATCGAAGACGTTACCGACATGAAGCTCACCGACGTGGTGAACAAGATCCGCGGCGACAAGGGGACGATCGTCCGCCTGCAGGTGGTGACCGTCGGCGGCAAGACCGAGATCTACAACGTCACGCGTGCCGAGATCGAGCTGAAAGACAGCGAGGCGCGCGGCAAGATCATCGACGCCGGCTCGCGGCAGGATGGCAAGCCGTATCGCATCGGCGTGATCAACCTGCCCAGCTTCTACATGGATATGGACGGTGCCCGCCGCCGTCTGCCCGACTACAAGAGCACGACGCGCGACGTGCGCAAGATTCTCGACCAGTTCCGCAAGGATGGCGTCGACGCCGTGCTGATGGACCTGCGCAACAACGGCGGCGGCTCGCTGAACGAGGCCATCAGCCTGACCGGCCTGTTCATCGACGAAGGTCCGATCGTGCAGGTGAAGGACGCGGGGGGCAACGTCCAGAGCTACGACGACCTGGAGCGCGGAGTAGCCTGGGATGGTCCGCTTGTGGTATTGATCAACAAGTTCAGCGCCAGTGCCAGCGAGATCTTCGCCGGGGCGATCCAGGACTACCGGCGTGGGTTGATCATCGGCGACCATGCCACGCACGGGAAAGGTACCGTCCAGACGCTGAGCGAGCTGGGCCGCGAATTGTTCCTCGGCCCGAATCCGCCGGACCTGGGCGCCTTGAAGATCACCATGCAGAAGTTCTATCGTCCCAACGGCGATAGCACGCAGAACCGCGGCGTGGTGTCCGACATCGAGCTGCCGTCGCTGACCACGCATCTTCCGGTGGGCGAGTCGGACCTCGACTACGCGATGGAATTCGACCGCGTCGATCCCTCGCAATTCAAGCGCGTGAACCAGGTGGATCGCACGGTGATCGACCAGCTCAACGACTTGTCGAGCCGCCGCCGCGACGCTTCGGCCGAGTTCAAGAAGGCCCTGGCCGACATCAGCCGGTACCAGGATCGCAAGAACCGCAAGTCGGTGACGCTGAACGAAGAAAAGTTCCTCGCCGAACGAGCCGAACTCGATGCGGAAAAGAAGGCCGAGGAGGAGCTCGAAGAGAGCGAGAGCCCGACCGACGAGATCTTCAAACGCGATTTCTACACGGACGAGGCGCTGGCGATCACGGTCGATTACCTGCGGCTATTCAAGCTGGCGGCCAAGTAG
- a CDS encoding sirohydrochlorin chelatase: MSRAESAPDGVLLIGHGTTDAAGMAEIETLTRLVTERLPALAVETCFLEHAGPTIAEGFARLAARGARRIAVVPLLLFAAGHARRDIPFAVERAREAHPACELLLAPHLGCHDRLIELSALRCDEIAGGDAAPATPAETLLVLVGRGSYEPDANAEMAAFARWRFERRPVGWYEVCFLSMAEPRVERTFDLVAGLPFGRIVVQPHLLFRGALLERLRGTIEARSSRGEQHWLMTEHLGPHPLLVEAIVDRAGLAPRP, encoded by the coding sequence ATGAGTCGCGCCGAGTCTGCTCCGGATGGCGTGCTGCTGATCGGACACGGTACGACCGACGCAGCAGGCATGGCCGAGATCGAAACGCTGACGCGGCTCGTCACCGAGCGCCTGCCGGCGCTGGCCGTGGAGACGTGCTTCCTCGAGCATGCCGGGCCGACCATCGCCGAGGGCTTTGCCCGGCTGGCGGCGCGTGGCGCCCGTCGCATCGCGGTGGTACCATTATTGCTTTTCGCCGCGGGGCATGCGCGGCGCGATATTCCGTTTGCCGTCGAGCGTGCGCGGGAAGCGCATCCTGCGTGTGAACTGCTCCTCGCACCCCACCTGGGCTGCCACGACCGACTGATCGAGCTCTCGGCGCTGCGCTGCGATGAAATCGCCGGCGGCGATGCGGCCCCCGCAACGCCGGCGGAGACGCTGCTCGTGCTGGTGGGGCGGGGGAGCTACGAGCCCGACGCCAACGCCGAGATGGCGGCCTTCGCCCGCTGGCGATTCGAGCGGCGACCGGTCGGCTGGTACGAGGTTTGTTTTCTGTCGATGGCGGAGCCGCGCGTCGAGCGGACGTTCGATCTGGTGGCGGGCTTGCCCTTCGGGCGGATCGTGGTGCAGCCCCATCTCCTGTTCCGCGGAGCGTTGCTGGAACGCTTGCGAGGGACCATCGAGGCGCGCTCGTCGCGGGGAGAACAGCACTGGCTGATGACGGAACATCTTGGCCCTCACCCGCTGCTGGTCGAGGCGATCGTCGACCGCGCAGGGCTCGCCCCCCGACCGTGA
- a CDS encoding DUF423 domain-containing protein → MNGTTWMMLGAICGALGVSLGAFGAHGLESALTADAADAQAVELREKRLDNYEVATKYLMYHAPALIVVGMIASRRRSRALTVAGWGFLAGAVLFSGCLYAWVFTQIAPLVHIVPIGGTGYIIGWIALAVAAWQYGTMPPATSAA, encoded by the coding sequence ATGAACGGAACCACCTGGATGATGCTCGGCGCGATTTGCGGGGCGCTGGGAGTAAGCCTGGGAGCTTTCGGCGCCCACGGCCTCGAATCGGCACTGACCGCCGACGCGGCCGATGCTCAGGCGGTCGAGCTACGCGAAAAGCGCCTCGACAACTACGAGGTGGCCACCAAGTATCTGATGTACCACGCGCCAGCGCTCATCGTCGTGGGCATGATCGCCTCGCGACGGCGTTCGCGAGCACTCACCGTGGCCGGCTGGGGGTTCCTCGCCGGCGCCGTTCTCTTTTCGGGCTGCCTCTATGCGTGGGTCTTCACGCAGATCGCGCCGCTCGTACACATCGTGCCCATCGGCGGCACGGGCTACATCATCGGTTGGATCGCCCTGGCGGTGGCAGCCTGGCAATATGGCACGATGCCCCCCGCAACCTCGGCGGCGTAG
- a CDS encoding HD domain-containing protein encodes MKDFASESLSHDPLHGYIPFIADTALPPGEVSERAIIDHPWVQRLRQIHQLQTAWWVFPSAEHTRFQHVVGVMHVASRATAALYDSLAEVCPEVPSRGYVETLLRMAGLLHDVGHGPFGHFFDDHFLSAHGLTHETLGQRIIIDELGPLLARVRRNPYSRLEPGESLDPAQIALLISRPRAGDAPHAPRWLRFLRSLFSGLYTVDNMDFVLRDAYMTGLSTRSFDLARLLHYSFFSDAGLTIHSRGVSALVHFLGVRAELFRSVYFHRTVRAIDLTLRDLFAASREGLFPGNPLEHLEAYQRFTEWSLLVDVARWHESGDPARKALGLRWQEFLGRRVTWKMAAEQTRFFVPGDAERTSIFSREDFFEQALRAQLPAELRDIPLRVDLARHVHRPGTRGPAAGQNFVFEPATGNTRSIDASELFRQLPASYRICRVYAQTNEHDAAIAAALADLVGAEGEDSLTNM; translated from the coding sequence ATGAAGGACTTTGCCAGCGAAAGCCTCAGCCACGACCCGCTCCACGGCTATATCCCCTTTATCGCCGATACCGCCCTGCCGCCGGGCGAAGTCTCGGAGCGGGCCATCATCGACCACCCCTGGGTGCAACGGCTGCGCCAAATCCATCAATTGCAGACCGCGTGGTGGGTCTTTCCCTCGGCCGAACACACCCGCTTTCAGCACGTCGTGGGGGTGATGCACGTTGCCAGCCGGGCCACGGCGGCCCTTTACGACAGCCTGGCCGAAGTCTGCCCCGAGGTCCCCAGCCGCGGTTACGTCGAAACGTTGCTCCGTATGGCCGGCCTGCTCCACGACGTGGGACATGGCCCGTTCGGCCACTTTTTCGACGACCACTTTCTCTCGGCGCACGGCCTGACGCACGAGACCCTCGGCCAGCGGATCATCATCGATGAGCTGGGGCCCTTGCTGGCCCGCGTGCGCCGCAATCCCTACAGCCGCCTGGAACCCGGCGAGTCGCTCGATCCGGCGCAGATCGCGCTCTTGATCAGCCGCCCCCGCGCGGGCGACGCCCCCCACGCCCCCCGCTGGCTCCGGTTTCTCCGCAGCCTGTTCAGCGGCCTCTATACGGTCGACAACATGGACTTCGTGCTGCGCGACGCCTACATGACGGGGCTCAGCACGCGCAGCTTCGATCTCGCGCGACTGCTGCACTACAGCTTTTTCAGCGACGCCGGGCTCACGATCCACAGCCGGGGTGTTTCGGCCCTTGTCCATTTTCTGGGCGTCCGCGCCGAGTTGTTCCGCAGCGTCTACTTCCACCGCACGGTGCGCGCCATCGATCTCACGCTGCGCGATCTCTTCGCCGCCAGTCGCGAGGGACTCTTCCCCGGCAACCCGCTCGAACACCTCGAGGCCTACCAGCGCTTCACCGAATGGTCGTTGTTGGTCGATGTGGCGCGCTGGCACGAGAGTGGCGATCCCGCACGGAAAGCATTGGGCCTGCGCTGGCAGGAGTTTCTCGGCCGGCGCGTGACGTGGAAGATGGCCGCCGAGCAGACCCGTTTCTTCGTGCCGGGGGATGCCGAGCGCACGAGCATCTTCAGCCGAGAAGACTTTTTCGAGCAGGCGCTGCGGGCCCAATTGCCGGCCGAGCTGCGCGACATCCCATTGCGCGTGGATCTTGCGCGTCATGTACACCGACCCGGCACGCGCGGTCCCGCCGCGGGGCAGAACTTTGTCTTCGAGCCTGCTACGGGGAACACGCGCTCGATCGACGCCAGCGAACTGTTTCGACAGTTGCCCGCCAGCTACCGTATCTGCCGCGTCTACGCGCAGACGAACGAACACGACGCCGCGATCGCCGCGGCGCTGGCCGATCTCGTCGGCGCCGAGGGGGAAGACAGCCTTACGAACATGTAG